From Zingiber officinale cultivar Zhangliang chromosome 5B, Zo_v1.1, whole genome shotgun sequence, the proteins below share one genomic window:
- the LOC121986073 gene encoding non-specific lipid transfer protein GPI-anchored 1-like isoform X1, translating into MLLFAKFLFSKRTANTSILQYQHQKTRKKKVDNRQEKSPAADTSLQHQCTDATSSLTPCMDYGSGSSDRPNSDCCDTVRNIRGTNPVCLCYAVQQTHNCSSPWSALELKVELLLMLPGACNLDNSNASNCNGTTVFLLLLVKRNILRKKELKRIRNGELKLCRFFLR; encoded by the exons ATGCTGCTCTTCGCCAAATTTCTCTTCAGCAAGAGGACTGCCAATACCAGTATACTTCAGTATCAACATCAG aagaccagGAAGAAAAAAGTTGACAACAGACAAGAGAAGTCACCAGCAGCCGATACTTCGCTGCAGCATCAGTGCACGGATGCCACCAGCAGCCTGACCCCCTGCATGGACTATGGCAGCGGCAGCAGCGACCGACCCAACAGCGACTGCTGCGACACCGTGAGGAACATCCGGGGCACAAACCCCGTCTGCCTCTGCTACGCCGTACAGCAGACGCACAACTGCTCCTCCCCCTGGAGCGCCTTAGAGCTCAAGGTCGAACTCCTGCTCATGCTGCCCGGTGCTTGCAACCTCGACAACTCCAACGCTAGCAATTGTAACG GAACTACTGTGTTTCTTCTTCTGCTAGTGAAGAGAAACATCTTGAGGAAGAAAGAGCTGAAAAGGATAAGAAACGGAGAGTTGAAGCTTTGTCGGTTTTTTCTGAGATGA
- the LOC121986073 gene encoding non-specific lipid transfer protein GPI-anchored 1-like isoform X2 yields the protein MLLFAKFLFSKRTANTSILQYQHQTRKKKVDNRQEKSPAADTSLQHQCTDATSSLTPCMDYGSGSSDRPNSDCCDTVRNIRGTNPVCLCYAVQQTHNCSSPWSALELKVELLLMLPGACNLDNSNASNCNGTTVFLLLLVKRNILRKKELKRIRNGELKLCRFFLR from the exons ATGCTGCTCTTCGCCAAATTTCTCTTCAGCAAGAGGACTGCCAATACCAGTATACTTCAGTATCAACATCAG accagGAAGAAAAAAGTTGACAACAGACAAGAGAAGTCACCAGCAGCCGATACTTCGCTGCAGCATCAGTGCACGGATGCCACCAGCAGCCTGACCCCCTGCATGGACTATGGCAGCGGCAGCAGCGACCGACCCAACAGCGACTGCTGCGACACCGTGAGGAACATCCGGGGCACAAACCCCGTCTGCCTCTGCTACGCCGTACAGCAGACGCACAACTGCTCCTCCCCCTGGAGCGCCTTAGAGCTCAAGGTCGAACTCCTGCTCATGCTGCCCGGTGCTTGCAACCTCGACAACTCCAACGCTAGCAATTGTAACG GAACTACTGTGTTTCTTCTTCTGCTAGTGAAGAGAAACATCTTGAGGAAGAAAGAGCTGAAAAGGATAAGAAACGGAGAGTTGAAGCTTTGTCGGTTTTTTCTGAGATGA